The Eremothecium gossypii ATCC 10895 chromosome IV, complete sequence genome contains a region encoding:
- a CDS encoding uncharacterized protein (Syntenic homolog of Saccharomyces cerevisiae YKR045C; 1-intron) has product MSSSNNQSNTFQERRNKLSVWVKRIIQPNKDHKAGLAGARPGRSMARRTEPESKERAAESSESVVSTPRGSHSSSSSSARSVRSVQTAPARCKLRGGACAPAPRVEFEGANDNASTVPLVSMCSSSLKSSTFSDVHSVQSTRATVFSNKTFDTNSSTIGIPPASIVDRGRHTVAAPSVLSIGTSQTPQPPQGRGSNRHANSIHTSVSLTSIATILDS; this is encoded by the exons ATGTCCAGTTCCAACAATCAGAGCAATACTTTTCAAG AGCGCAGAAACAAGTTATCTGTATGGGTCAAAAGGATCATCCAGCCGAATAAGGATCACAAGGCAGGCCTGGCGGGGGCGCGGCCGGGGCGGAGCATGGCGCGGCGGACGGAGCCGGAGAGCAAGGAAAGGGCTGCGGAAAGCTCGGAGTCGGTGGTGAGCACGCCGAGGGGGTcgcacagcagcagcagctcgtcgGCGCGGTCGGTGCGGAGCGTGCAgacggcgccggcgcgctGTAAGCTGCGCGGAGGCGCGTGCGCACCGGCGCCGCGGGTCGAGTTCGAGGGTGCGAACGACAACGCGAGCACGGTACCGTTGGTGTCGATGTGCTCGTCATCGCTCAAGTCCAGCACGTTTTCGGACGTGCACTCGGTGCAGTCGACCCGCGCGACCGTGTTCTCGAACAAGACCTTCGACACGAACTCCAGCACGATCGGTATCCCCCCCGCCAGCATTGTGGACCGCGGCCGCCACACGGTCGCCGCGCCCAGCGTACTCAGCATCGGCACGTCGCAgacgccgcagccgccgcagggCCGGGGCTCGAACCGCCATGCAAACAGCATTCACACGTCTGTGAGTCTGACGAGCATCGCCACCATTCTTGACTCTTAG
- the PHO86 gene encoding Pho86p (Syntenic homolog of Saccharomyces cerevisiae YJL117W (PHO86)), whose protein sequence is MVVPQLDPKLTNPIDNDAPPTIYGSALTPELATAALNLPIDFLKQKESLANKHVARHPITLSVIMLAVAVYMGNSCVLPAGPSQSVIEQLTAFAVLNKKELISAIIVLCVVSSLTITTLAKMNAALFKSKTDAILESKGANIFKVNLSNLAEGDSEVAKSEEVNNTHVVVYRETPIALVSVKENKGLSTKDTLVVGVSTIGCRFVYLKSGILEDLLDWALVRTKKIQKQSGKYSTGQSMKLLVDVYSFDKYMKSLLKKKGFSHLESFKLPEDRILSSIFGVRRELWGVQFHFESAEEK, encoded by the coding sequence ATGGTTGTTCCACAGCTAGATCCTAAGCTTACAAACCCCATTGACAACGATGCGCCACCCACCATCTACGGATCGGCACTGACTCCAGAGCTCGCTACAGCCGCTTTAAACCTTCCGATCGACTTTCTGAAGCAGAAGGAGTCGCTCGCGAACAAGCACGTAGCGCGCCATCCGATCACGTTGTCGGTAATAATGTTGGCTGTTGCAGTCTATATGGGAAACAGCTGTGTGCTACCTGCCGGTCCGTCACAGTCGGTGATCGAGCAGCTGACGGCATTCGCCGTGCTGAACAAGAAAGAGCTCATCAGCGCTATTATTGTGCTGTGTGTCGTGTCGTCGCTGACCATTACTACACTCGCCAAGATGAATGCGGCGTTGTTTAAGAGCAAGACAGACGCGATTTTGGAGTCAAAGGGTGCTAATATCTTTAAGGTGAACCTGTCAAACCTTGCCGAGGGCGACTCCGAGGTTGCGAAGAGTGAGGAAGTTAACAACACGCACGTCGTGGTCTACCGGGAAACCCCCATCGCGCTGGTTTCGGTCAAGGAGAACAAGGGGCTATCTACCAAGGACACGCTCGTCGTGGGAGTTTCTACCATCGGCTGCCGTTTCGTTTATTTGAAAAGTGGAATACTAGAAGACCTTTTGGACTGGGCACTAGTCAGGACCAAGAAGATACAGAAACAGTCGGGCAAGTATTCAACCGGCCAGTCGATGAAGCTTCTCGTGGATGTCTATTCGTTTGATAAATACATGAAGAGCCTCCTCAAGAAGAAGGGATTCAGCCATCTCGAGAGCTTTAAGTTGCCCGAGGACAGGATACTCAGTAGTATCTTTGGAGTACGCAGAGAATTATGGGGTGTGCAATTCCACTTTGAATCCGCAGAGGAAAAATGA